The following are from one region of the Salvia hispanica cultivar TCC Black 2014 chromosome 1, UniMelb_Shisp_WGS_1.0, whole genome shotgun sequence genome:
- the LOC125204070 gene encoding uncharacterized protein LOC125204070, with product MRTKSWPLFEIWKSIFGKDRAGGGGAEQVDAAAARVRAQLAGGSQSNDNNNYYYPTFEDFSPDPSVPLTDIPDVIETITRSSTKEASTNKPSRFKGKTDSGDNAMMEFLANLHNETNARLEVISERIGYEFDLGKARQDVYDKLGTVEGLTIAQRYQLCNILGDKPQRLEVFIGMPEDARLGYVLMLIDEHRRGI from the coding sequence ATGCGCACGAAGTCATGGCCCTTATTCGAGATATGGAAGAGTATTTTTGGCAAGGATCGTGCCGGAGGTGGTGGGGCAGAGCAAGTAGATGCAGCGGCGGCACGAGTCCGTGCCCAACTCGCGGGGGGCAGTCAATCCAACGACAACAACAACTACTACTACCCTACTTTCGAAGATTTCTCCCCGGATCCAAGTGTTCCCCTAACTGATATCCCTGATGTTATTGAAACCATTACAAGATCTTCAACCAAGGAGGCATCAACCAACAAACCTAGCAGGTTCAAAGGAAAAACTGACTCTGGTGACAACGCTATGATGGAGTTCCTTGCAAATCTACACAATGAAACCAATGCAAGGTTGGAGGTCATCTCGGAAAGGATCGGCTATGAGTTTGACTTGGGCAAGGCTAGGCAAGATGTTTATGATAAACTAGGTACTGTGGAAGGCCTGACCATAGCACAACGCTATCAGCTATGCAACATACTGGGAGACAAGCCTCAGCGCCTTGAGGTGTTTATTGGTATGCCGGAAGATGCTCGGCTTGGGTATGTGTTGATGCTTATTGATGAACATCGCAGGGGGATCTGA